In the Kineosporiaceae bacterium genome, one interval contains:
- a CDS encoding ABC transporter ATP-binding protein, whose protein sequence is MQVPFGAVYGFLGPNGSGKTTTIRMLLGLVEPSAGERRLLGLDIPARASAALPRVGALVEGPAFHPYLSGRANLARLDAADRAADPRTASHRVDAALDRVGLLSAAGKRYRAYSLGMRQRLAIAGALLTPRDLLVLDEPTNGLDPQGTREVRMLIGSVAAEGTTVLVSSHLLSEVEQVCTHLGIMRAGRLVAQGTIADIRGEQAATCRVLTSEPAAASRVLTELGATDLRVLAREGATVVHAATGHLAPDKIVAALVHGGVPVSGFSLGTPSLEDTFVALTGEGFDVSG, encoded by the coding sequence ATGCAGGTGCCGTTCGGTGCCGTCTACGGCTTCCTCGGGCCGAACGGTTCGGGCAAGACCACGACGATCCGCATGCTGCTGGGCCTGGTCGAGCCCAGTGCCGGAGAGCGCCGCCTCCTCGGGCTGGACATCCCGGCACGGGCGTCGGCGGCGCTACCGCGGGTCGGTGCACTGGTCGAGGGCCCGGCGTTCCATCCCTACCTGTCCGGCCGGGCCAACCTGGCCCGGTTGGACGCCGCGGATCGGGCCGCCGATCCGCGCACCGCATCGCATCGCGTCGATGCCGCCCTCGATCGGGTCGGACTCCTGTCGGCGGCGGGCAAGCGCTACCGCGCCTACTCACTGGGTATGCGGCAACGACTGGCCATCGCCGGCGCGCTGCTGACGCCACGTGACCTGTTGGTGCTCGATGAACCGACCAATGGCCTGGACCCCCAGGGCACCCGCGAGGTCCGCATGCTGATCGGATCGGTGGCCGCCGAGGGCACCACGGTGTTGGTCTCGAGCCACCTGCTCTCCGAGGTGGAGCAGGTCTGCACCCACCTCGGCATCATGCGCGCCGGCCGGCTGGTGGCTCAGGGCACGATCGCCGACATCCGCGGCGAACAAGCTGCCACCTGCCGAGTCCTCACCAGTGAGCCCGCGGCCGCCTCGCGCGTGTTGACCGAGCTGGGCGCCACCGACCTGCGGGTGCTGGCGCGCGAGGGGGCGACCGTCGTCCACGCGGCGACCGGCCACCTGGCGCCCGACAAGATCGTGGCCGCACTCGTGCACGGCGGCGTCCCGGTGAGTGGTTTCAGCCTCGGCACGCCCAGCCTGGAGGACACCTTCGTCGCCCTGACCGGAGAGGGATTCGATGTCAGCGGTTGA
- a CDS encoding ABC transporter permease subunit produces MSAVELAHTRGRALPGRLLRSELRLIGGRRRNQAGLVVLALVPIIMAVSIKLSSSGDSGGGDLFSSITANGLFVPLAALQVEIVMFLPLAMAMLAGDSIAGEANIGTLRYLLTVPVGRTRLLVIKYLSLCIGAIWGVLTVAVPGALIGIALFGTGPMITLSGTQMDTATAVWRLILAAGYLAAGLAALAAFGLFVSTLTEQPIAAAITVMIFTILSWILDQVPQLDWLHPWLLVHAWPSFADLLREPIFWDNLMRGLGVDALYAAVFWLAAWARFAGKDITS; encoded by the coding sequence ATGTCAGCGGTTGAGCTCGCCCACACTCGTGGCCGCGCGCTGCCCGGGCGGTTGCTCCGCTCCGAACTGCGTCTGATCGGGGGCCGACGACGCAACCAGGCGGGGCTCGTCGTCCTGGCGCTGGTGCCGATCATCATGGCTGTCTCGATCAAGCTGTCCAGCTCCGGGGACTCCGGCGGGGGCGATCTGTTCTCCTCGATCACCGCCAACGGCCTGTTCGTCCCCTTGGCGGCGCTGCAGGTCGAGATCGTGATGTTCCTGCCGCTGGCGATGGCCATGCTCGCGGGCGACTCGATCGCCGGCGAGGCCAACATCGGCACGCTGCGCTACCTGCTCACCGTTCCGGTCGGCCGCACCCGGTTGCTGGTGATCAAGTATCTGTCGCTGTGCATCGGCGCGATCTGGGGAGTGCTGACCGTCGCGGTGCCCGGCGCCCTGATCGGGATCGCCCTCTTCGGCACCGGTCCGATGATCACGCTGTCGGGAACACAGATGGACACCGCCACGGCGGTGTGGCGCCTGATCCTGGCCGCCGGTTACCTGGCCGCCGGCTTGGCAGCGCTCGCCGCGTTCGGTTTGTTCGTCTCGACGTTGACCGAGCAGCCGATCGCGGCCGCGATCACAGTGATGATCTTCACCATCCTGTCGTGGATCCTCGATCAGGTTCCGCAGCTCGACTGGCTGCACCCCTGGTTGCTGGTGCACGCGTGGCCGTCGTTCGCCGATCTGTTACGCGAGCCGATCTTCTGGGACAACCTGATGCGCGGCCTCGGGGTGGATGCGCTGTATGCCGCCGTGTTCTGGCTCGCGGCCTGGGCACGGTTCGCGGGCAAGGACATCACCAGCTGA